The DNA sequence AGCTCATTGATCACTGATGCTGTACCTTTACCAATTCCTTGAAGCTTAGACGGATCATCTATTTCATTTATCGTTCTTTCATCTCTTTCTAGCGCATTTGCTGCTTTTCTATACGCAGAAACTTTAAATGAATTTTCACCTTTAATTTCTAAATACACTGCAATCATCTCTAACGATTTGATAATATCTTTTTTATTTATTACTGCCATTTATTTCACCCTCTTTTTGAAAAAAACACTATCTCTATTGTATCCCATTTCCCTTATCTTGTATCATCATAGCTCTAACTAGTAATCCGTGCAAATAATCTAGATAGAGTATATGAAAAAAGGATGTCATAAAAAGGTTTTTTTCCTTTTTAGACACCCTCTACTTTTTATATTATACATCTACATCTGACCATAGCTCTTTTATTTGGTCAGAAATTACAGGAGTATATTCAAAGATCATTTCAGCAAACGAAGATGTTTGAATAATTTGTTGAATGAACTCTATTTGAATGAGTGCCGCTAAATGTAATAACACAACGATAATTAATAAGCCCTCAATAAAACCTAGAATACCTCCAAGCCATCTATTAATCATATTTAAGATTGGCAGGTGTGCTAAAAAATCAAATAATGACCCCACAATATGCATCACTATTTTTGTAGCAAAAAATAGAATTGCAAAGGCAATACCATTATAATATACTGTCTCTGCCCCGAATGATTCTACTAATAATGTAAATGTCGATTCGGATGGTAGTTGTGGAAATGGAATCCACAATCGTATGTAATGTGCTACGTCCTGGTAATATAAATAGGCTACAAAAAATGCTACAAAAAAACCTAGCAAGTGCACTAATTGTAATATGAGCCCTCTTCGGAACCCGACGAAAAAGCAAATTAGAAGTACGAAAAACAACAAAAAGCTTAACATCTTTATAAATCCCCATCTTTCTTTTCTTTCTCCAATTTTTCTAATAGTTCAATATAATCATTCCCTATATTGACCGCAGTTAAGACTGCTAATTTTGCTGTATCTAAATAGGGATTACTACTTTTTATTTCTCTCATTTTCCAGTCAACAAACGCAGCCACTTTTTTTACGTGTTCTTCGTTTTTCTCTCCGACGATGGTATATTGCTGACCATAGATAGTTACATTTGTTCGACTTTTTTCACGTCCATCTCCCACTCACAAGGCCTCCATTCGTCATAGAAATCCTATTTTATATCATAACATGCAGAAGAGTAGATGGAAATATAAAGATAGTATATATTACTATTTCCATAGGCTATTTTCCAATTTCATTCTTTGATTTTATGCAAAGAGATGACGAACACTGCTATGTTGGCTATACTGTGAAGAAGATGTAAAGAAGGGTACTGAAAAAGTGGTGTTCTTTCACTTTTTCAGTGTCCCTCGTGTAAAGAGGTTTATTTTTAAAATACGGTCAATGAAAAGGGTGATAAATGTGAGCCATGAAGTGTTAAAAGTCAATAACGAAACGCTAACGAAGCTAAAGAATTATTACATAGCAGATTTAAAAACACCTCCACAAGGGGCTGTTTTTTCAGCAAAAACAAAAGATTGTACAATAACGGGCTACAAGTCGGGAAAAGTATTGTTTCAAGGAAAAGGTGCTAGTCTAGAAGCGGGTAAGTGGACTAGTATAGCTACTAGTGTTCCAAAAGCAGCAAGCACTGGAAAAAAGAGTGTTGATGAGCACTCCTACCAACCCCCTTCTAACGTATCAAGCCTCATTTTATTGGGGAGTGACGAAACAGGTACTGGAGATTACTTTGGTCCGATGACAGTTGTATGTGCTCATTTAAGTAAAGAGCAAATGAAGGCAATTGAAAGCTGGGGAGTTCGCGATTCTAAAATGATCAATGATACTACCATTCGTGAAATTGCTCCTCGTCTAGTTAAACAATGTACATATAGCTTGTTAGTATTGAAAAATGAAAAATATAAT is a window from the Evansella cellulosilytica DSM 2522 genome containing:
- a CDS encoding CvpA family protein, translated to MLSFLLFFVLLICFFVGFRRGLILQLVHLLGFFVAFFVAYLYYQDVAHYIRLWIPFPQLPSESTFTLLVESFGAETVYYNGIAFAILFFATKIVMHIVGSLFDFLAHLPILNMINRWLGGILGFIEGLLIIVVLLHLAALIQIEFIQQIIQTSSFAEMIFEYTPVISDQIKELWSDVDV
- the zapA gene encoding cell division protein ZapA, giving the protein MGDGREKSRTNVTIYGQQYTIVGEKNEEHVKKVAAFVDWKMREIKSSNPYLDTAKLAVLTAVNIGNDYIELLEKLEKEKKDGDL
- the rnhC gene encoding ribonuclease HIII, with protein sequence MSHEVLKVNNETLTKLKNYYIADLKTPPQGAVFSAKTKDCTITGYKSGKVLFQGKGASLEAGKWTSIATSVPKAASTGKKSVDEHSYQPPSNVSSLILLGSDETGTGDYFGPMTVVCAHLSKEQMKAIESWGVRDSKMINDTTIREIAPRLVKQCTYSLLVLKNEKYNELQERGMNQGQMKAMLHHQAIVNVMKKCDDESFTYDGVFIDQFVQPDRYFEYLKVKGKSWTSKKPLYFATKAENIHPSVAAASILARYSFLNEMEKLERDIGLPLPKGAGPKVDEAARNILHLKGKETLYRCTKWHFANTKKAMK